GTTTCTGCCGGTCCAGACGGCTGCCGGCATCCAACTGGTAAACAGCGCCCTCATCGTCAGCGCCCGGACCGACCAGAGCGAAGAGGCCGACGAATTGATGCGGCTGGGCGAAAAATACCGCATTTGCATCTCCACCCTGCTCCAGGATGAGCTCGTGGTAGATCTTTACGTCAACCTGCCCCAGGCCTCCAACCGGGTGAAGGATTGTCTCAACCAGCAACAGCGGTTTCTACCCGCCTTTCGCGAAGAGGAAGTCCTTTATCTCAATACTTCCTACATCCTCAGGGTCCGGGATTGAACGACGAGGTTTCGGGACCAGGCATAATTCAAGGAGTCGGGCGCTGCGGAGAATCCGCTTGATACCCTACTTCCTCCTCACCCTCAGCGCTCTTCTCTGGTCGGGCAATTTCGTCCTGAGCCGGGCGGTCGTCACCCTGATTCCGCCGGTCGGACTGCTCTTCTGGCGCTGGACCGTGGCACTGGCCGTCCTCTTCCCGATCGTCCTCCCCCGCCTGCGGCGGCAGTGGCCGCTCATCCGCGCCAACCTGAAACTCTTTCCCCTCTACGGCCTGCTCGGGGTGACCCTGTTCAACCTGCTGATCTACACCGCCATGCACACCACCACCGCCATCAACGCCGCCCTGGTCAACTCGGCCATCCCGGTGCTGATCCTCTTCTTTTCCCGGATATTCTACGGCCAGTCCGTATCGGGCAGGCAGTGGATCGGCATCGGCCTTTCCCTGGCCGGGGTGGCGACGATCATTCTGCGCGGCGATCCGTCAGCGGCGCTCCACCTTTCCTTCACCACCGGCGACCTGCTGGTGCTGGCAGCAGCCGCCTCCTGGGCGCTCTATTCGGTCGGCCTGCGCTACTACCCGCAGGGGCTCGACCCTCTGGTCTTTCTCTTTGTCATCGCCCTGTTCGGCCTGGCCTTTATCGCCCCCCTCTATGCCTTGGAGATCGCCTCCGGCAAGGTGGTCGAGCCGACCCCCGCGACGCTGGCCAGCATCGCCTATGTGGGGATCTTTGCCTCCGTGATCGCCTTCGTGGCCTGGAACAGCGGCATCCGCAGGGTCGGCGCCCAGGCGGGCGGCCAATTCATCCACCTCATGCCCGCCTTCAGCACCCTCCTGGCGGTTCTCTTTCTCCACGAGCGGCTCCTGCCCTTCCATGCCGTCGGCATCGGCTTGATAGTCGCCGGCATTCTCTTTGCCACTCTGCGACCAAAGTCATGAAGGGTCCTTTTTCGCCGCGTGGGACAACCTGCCCCTCTTTTCTCCTTGGTAAAATCTCGCCATGAGTCTTGGCTGGTCTTCATTAGCAGACCAGGTCCAATGACATATATTCTGTGTTTTTGACTACTTATCAATCAAGCTCGACACATTGACAGGGCAGCGCGACAGCCCTAGAATAGTAACTAAAGAAGGGGGTTGACGGAAAAGGGAGGTTAACCTCATGGAAAAAATAAATCTTATGGCCATCTTGGCCATATCGTTCAGCCTGCTGCTGGCAGGAGCCGTTTTTGCCGGCGGTGGGATGACAAAAGCTGCAGAAGGCGGGCCGCAGGCAGGGCA
The window above is part of the Desulfuromonadales bacterium genome. Proteins encoded here:
- a CDS encoding DMT family transporter, whose protein sequence is MIPYFLLTLSALLWSGNFVLSRAVVTLIPPVGLLFWRWTVALAVLFPIVLPRLRRQWPLIRANLKLFPLYGLLGVTLFNLLIYTAMHTTTAINAALVNSAIPVLILFFSRIFYGQSVSGRQWIGIGLSLAGVATIILRGDPSAALHLSFTTGDLLVLAAAASWALYSVGLRYYPQGLDPLVFLFVIALFGLAFIAPLYALEIASGKVVEPTPATLASIAYVGIFASVIAFVAWNSGIRRVGAQAGGQFIHLMPAFSTLLAVLFLHERLLPFHAVGIGLIVAGILFATLRPKS